One Catalinimonas alkaloidigena DNA window includes the following coding sequences:
- a CDS encoding ABC transporter ATP-binding protein translates to MNEQAIHVEQLTKRFGDFTAVDAITFEVMKGEIFGFLGANGAGKTTAIRMLCGLLTPTSGVAQVAGFDVFRQAERIKQHIGYMSQKFSLYEDLTVRENIRFYGGVYGLRMKAIKEKTGALLQRLGLEREADTLVGSLPLGWKQKLAFSVALLHDPAIVFLDEPTGGVDPITRRQFWDLIYEAAASGVTVFITTHYMDEAEYCDRVSIMVDGRIQALDTPAGLKRQFEAASMNDVFLHLARGAQNQE, encoded by the coding sequence ATGAACGAACAAGCCATCCATGTGGAGCAACTGACGAAGCGGTTCGGTGACTTTACCGCCGTCGACGCCATCACGTTCGAGGTGATGAAAGGAGAAATTTTCGGTTTTCTGGGAGCCAACGGCGCGGGCAAAACCACCGCCATCCGGATGCTCTGCGGGTTGCTGACCCCCACTTCGGGCGTGGCGCAGGTGGCGGGGTTCGACGTGTTCCGGCAGGCCGAGCGCATCAAACAGCACATCGGCTACATGAGCCAGAAGTTTTCCCTCTACGAAGACCTGACCGTACGCGAAAACATCCGCTTTTACGGCGGGGTCTACGGCCTGCGGATGAAGGCAATTAAAGAGAAGACCGGTGCGCTGCTACAGCGGCTGGGGCTGGAACGGGAAGCTGACACGCTGGTCGGTAGCCTGCCCCTGGGCTGGAAACAGAAGCTGGCCTTCTCTGTGGCGCTGCTGCACGACCCGGCGATTGTGTTTTTGGACGAGCCGACCGGAGGCGTCGATCCCATCACACGACGGCAATTCTGGGACCTGATTTACGAAGCGGCGGCCAGCGGCGTCACCGTGTTCATCACCACGCACTATATGGACGAAGCGGAGTACTGCGACCGGGTGTCGATCATGGTCGACGGGCGTATTCAGGCGCTGGATACCCCCGCGGGACTGAAGCGGCAATTCGAAGCCGCGTCGATGAACGACGTGTTTCTCCACCTGGCGCGTGGCGCGCAAAATCAAGAATAA
- a CDS encoding ABC transporter ATP-binding protein: MSAVEIHYISKRYGTVEAVRDVSLQIEEGELFGLIGPDGAGKTTLFRVLATLLLANEGSATVAGYDVVHDFREIRNRIGYMPGRFSLYQDLTVQENLEFFATVFHTTVEANYDLIRDIYEQLAPFKKRRAGALSGGMKQKLALCCALIHKPEVLLLDEPTTGVDAVSRQEFWQMLRTLKAKGITILVSTPYMDEAAMCERMALLQQGQVLQVGTPEELRSAYRWPLYAVRAEKMYPFLQALRQYPGTHTCFAFGEYAHLSLQTEKADEAAVRAYLTQKGFTKIDLQRIDPTIEDTFMDLLQQPETQPSS; the protein is encoded by the coding sequence ATGTCTGCAGTAGAGATCCATTATATATCCAAGCGCTACGGGACGGTCGAGGCGGTACGCGACGTGTCCCTGCAGATTGAGGAAGGGGAGTTGTTCGGTCTAATCGGGCCGGATGGCGCCGGGAAAACGACCTTGTTCCGGGTGCTGGCGACGCTGTTGCTGGCCAACGAAGGGTCGGCGACCGTAGCAGGCTACGACGTGGTCCATGATTTTCGGGAGATCCGAAACCGGATCGGCTACATGCCGGGGCGCTTTTCCCTCTACCAGGACCTGACCGTGCAGGAGAACCTAGAATTCTTCGCGACGGTGTTTCATACGACGGTCGAGGCGAACTACGACCTGATCCGCGACATCTACGAACAACTGGCACCGTTCAAAAAACGTCGCGCGGGTGCGCTCTCGGGCGGGATGAAACAGAAGCTGGCGCTCTGCTGTGCCCTCATCCACAAGCCGGAAGTGCTGTTGCTCGATGAACCCACAACGGGGGTGGATGCCGTGTCGCGGCAGGAATTCTGGCAGATGTTGCGCACGCTGAAGGCCAAGGGCATTACCATTCTGGTCTCGACGCCCTACATGGACGAAGCAGCGATGTGCGAACGGATGGCCCTGTTGCAACAAGGACAGGTGTTGCAGGTAGGTACGCCGGAGGAATTACGGTCGGCGTATCGATGGCCGCTCTATGCCGTCCGGGCCGAGAAAATGTACCCCTTTCTGCAAGCGCTACGGCAGTATCCCGGTACGCACACCTGCTTTGCCTTTGGGGAGTATGCGCACCTGAGTCTTCAGACGGAGAAGGCTGATGAGGCAGCGGTTCGAGCGTACCTGACTCAAAAAGGCTTTACCAAAATCGACCTGCAGCGCATCGATCCAACAATCGAAGACACCTTCATGGACCTCCTCCAACAACCGGAAACACAACCTTCGTCTTGA
- a CDS encoding TetR/AcrR family transcriptional regulator — MAETDKANTEERILEAAHEVFLQKGLDGARMQEIADRAGINKALLHYYFRSKDKLFQQIIGRAVKVMLPRLTQVMNDEVDLFEKIRRVVDTYITFLSLNSYLPIFIINEINRNPEHFAAHIVPVEKIALATLQRQIDEAVAQGQIVPITVPQLLMNIISLCVFPFLGRPLLQLLFSLDKAAFKKEMDLRRTEVAEFIIRGLQPNKD; from the coding sequence ATGGCAGAGACAGACAAAGCCAATACGGAAGAGCGGATTCTGGAAGCGGCGCACGAGGTGTTCCTACAAAAAGGACTCGATGGGGCACGGATGCAGGAGATTGCCGACCGGGCGGGCATCAACAAAGCGCTTTTGCATTATTATTTCCGGAGCAAAGACAAATTGTTCCAGCAGATCATCGGTCGGGCGGTGAAGGTGATGCTGCCGCGCCTCACCCAGGTGATGAACGACGAGGTAGACTTGTTTGAGAAGATTCGCCGGGTGGTCGATACCTATATCACCTTCCTGTCACTCAACAGCTACCTGCCTATCTTCATCATCAACGAGATCAACCGCAACCCCGAACACTTTGCTGCGCACATCGTTCCCGTCGAGAAAATTGCGTTGGCCACGTTGCAGCGGCAAATCGACGAAGCGGTCGCTCAGGGCCAGATCGTGCCCATTACGGTGCCACAGTTGCTTATGAATATCATTTCGCTTTGTGTATTCCCGTTTCTGGGGCGTCCCTTGTTGCAGTTGCTGTTCTCATTGGACAAGGCCGCCTTCAAAAAGGAAATGGACCTCCGGCGTACAGAAGTCGCGGAGTTCATCATCCGGGGACTACAGCCAAATAAGGATTAG
- a CDS encoding TolC family protein has product MDRIRFFLLLLLLRGPVGWAQTLTLDECYALAKANYPLVRQKALNDQQAANAVARLNHQRLLPQLAVNGQATYQSEVTTLPIELPGVEIPTLSKDQYRLTLDATQTLFDAGATRRQQEWEQQKYRTENQRVEVELYRLRSHINQLYFGVLLSDENIRLREALQADLQQRREALVALQRNGAATLQDLDKLDAELLNLDQQLKELALNRGAMLTQLSELVGQSLEEVTRLETPTAPTQGSGSRPELGLYAQQRTQLEVQRQLLDTQLAPRLSLFGQAGYGRPTLNFLRNDFHGYYQVGARLNWNLSNFYYRRRDLEGLRLQQESVRVQEEVFQKNQRLELVQQQAQIDRYQTLLETDSALVVLRQRVRETADVQLKNGIIRFADYFTEANALTQAQLQQQLHRLQLLQAQIESQTIAGATAAVPE; this is encoded by the coding sequence ATGGATAGGATACGATTCTTTCTTTTGCTTCTCCTGCTGCGTGGACCGGTGGGCTGGGCACAAACGCTGACGCTGGACGAATGCTATGCGCTGGCGAAAGCCAATTACCCGCTGGTGCGTCAGAAGGCGCTGAACGATCAGCAGGCGGCCAATGCCGTCGCACGGCTGAACCACCAGCGCCTGTTGCCCCAACTCGCCGTAAACGGCCAGGCCACGTACCAGAGCGAAGTGACTACCCTGCCCATCGAACTCCCGGGCGTGGAGATTCCGACTCTTTCCAAGGACCAGTACCGCCTGACGCTTGATGCTACCCAGACCTTGTTCGACGCAGGAGCGACGCGGCGGCAGCAGGAGTGGGAACAGCAGAAGTACCGTACCGAAAACCAGCGGGTGGAAGTGGAATTGTACCGATTGCGCAGCCACATCAATCAGTTGTACTTCGGTGTACTCCTGTCTGACGAGAACATCCGATTGCGCGAAGCCCTGCAAGCAGATTTGCAACAGCGACGGGAGGCGTTAGTAGCATTACAACGGAACGGTGCCGCCACACTGCAAGACCTCGACAAGCTTGACGCCGAGTTATTGAACCTGGATCAGCAACTGAAAGAACTGGCGCTGAACCGTGGGGCGATGCTGACCCAGTTAAGCGAACTGGTGGGCCAGTCCTTGGAGGAAGTTACCCGGCTGGAAACGCCAACCGCCCCCACACAAGGGTCGGGAAGCCGTCCGGAACTGGGCTTGTACGCACAGCAACGTACTCAACTCGAAGTCCAGCGTCAGTTGCTGGATACGCAGTTGGCCCCTCGCCTGAGTTTGTTCGGGCAGGCGGGCTACGGTCGCCCCACGCTCAACTTCCTGCGCAACGATTTCCACGGGTATTACCAGGTGGGGGCCCGCCTTAACTGGAACCTCAGCAACTTCTACTACCGCCGCCGTGACCTGGAAGGGCTGCGGCTGCAACAAGAGTCGGTGCGGGTGCAGGAAGAGGTCTTTCAGAAAAACCAACGCCTGGAGCTGGTGCAACAGCAAGCGCAAATCGACCGCTACCAAACCTTGCTGGAAACCGATTCAGCGCTGGTCGTTCTACGGCAGCGGGTTCGGGAAACCGCCGACGTGCAATTGAAAAACGGCATCATCCGTTTTGCCGATTACTTCACCGAAGCCAACGCCCTGACGCAGGCGCAACTTCAGCAGCAACTCCACCGCCTGCAATTGCTTCAGGCGCAAATCGAATCACAAACCATCGCCGGCGCTACGGCCGCTGTCCCCGAATAA
- a CDS encoding ABC transporter permease has protein sequence MKSFLMFVRKEFYHIFRDPRTLLILFGMPIMLVILFGFALTNEIKDADLAVLDFDKGVHARNVQNRLFSSGYFGLRNYLTSYDQIEAAFREGHVKMALVIPAGFSNDLDHLGQAQLQLVADASDQNTAISLVNYASSIIKTYELETLGSHQPRAGSGAADSGAAGPGVRIETQSRLYFNPALKGEYTFVPGTMALILLLVSAMLTSITIAREKELGTMEVLLVSPLRQLQIILGKLLPYFLLSFINAIIILALGVWVLGMPVRGSVTLLLLESLLYIFVALALGVLISTRAGSQQAAMLTSAFSLLMPTLILSGFLFPIESMPLVLQWISTIIPARYFIDILKGIMLKGLGLADLWRETAVLAGMALFLLVLGFRSLNNRLT, from the coding sequence ATGAAATCGTTTCTGATGTTCGTGCGGAAAGAGTTTTACCACATCTTCCGCGACCCGCGCACCCTCCTGATTTTGTTCGGGATGCCCATCATGCTGGTGATTCTGTTTGGCTTTGCGCTGACCAACGAAATCAAGGATGCCGACCTTGCCGTGCTCGATTTTGACAAAGGCGTCCACGCGCGCAACGTCCAGAACCGCCTGTTTTCGTCCGGCTATTTCGGACTGCGGAACTACCTTACCTCCTACGACCAGATAGAGGCTGCCTTCCGGGAAGGGCACGTCAAAATGGCCCTCGTCATTCCGGCGGGCTTCTCGAACGACCTGGATCACCTGGGACAAGCGCAACTCCAACTTGTCGCCGATGCGTCGGACCAGAATACGGCGATCAGCCTGGTGAATTACGCGAGCAGCATTATCAAAACGTACGAACTGGAAACGCTGGGAAGTCACCAACCAAGGGCCGGCTCAGGTGCGGCCGACTCAGGTGCGGCCGGCCCCGGCGTGCGCATCGAAACCCAATCGCGTCTCTACTTCAATCCCGCGCTGAAAGGGGAATACACGTTTGTTCCTGGCACGATGGCGCTGATCCTGCTGCTGGTGTCGGCCATGCTGACGAGCATCACCATCGCCCGTGAAAAGGAACTGGGCACGATGGAAGTGCTGCTCGTCTCGCCCCTGCGGCAATTGCAGATCATCCTGGGGAAACTTCTACCCTACTTCCTGTTGTCGTTCATCAACGCGATCATCATCCTGGCGCTTGGCGTGTGGGTGCTGGGCATGCCCGTTCGTGGTAGCGTGACGCTCCTGTTGCTGGAATCTTTGCTTTACATTTTCGTGGCGCTGGCGTTGGGGGTACTGATTTCCACGCGAGCGGGCTCGCAACAAGCCGCGATGCTGACTTCGGCCTTTTCACTGCTGATGCCGACGCTGATCCTGTCGGGCTTCCTGTTTCCAATCGAAAGCATGCCCCTCGTGTTGCAGTGGATTTCGACCATCATTCCCGCTCGTTACTTCATCGACATCCTGAAAGGCATCATGCTGAAAGGGCTTGGTCTCGCCGACCTGTGGCGCGAAACGGCGGTTCTGGCCGGGATGGCGCTCTTCCTGTTAGTCCTTGGCTTCCGCTCCCTCAACAACCGCCTGACGTAA
- a CDS encoding HlyD family secretion protein — translation MKIHSLLVLIAVGLGACGAQEDQFDASGNFETTEYVVSAEATGQLQRLAVEEGDSIGANQAVGLIDTTQLHLKKAQLQASIEAALQKSPNVSAQLAGLQQQVQNLQKERQRVVNLVEANAVPSKQLDDLDYQLAVAKKQVSVQQSALGTQTSGISAEANALRVQIEQIEDQLQRSQVKNPIAGTVLTVYTEPSEVVSYGQPLYKVGDTKRLILRAYLSGDQLTRVKLGQQVRVLVDAPGGERREYPGKVEWISSKSEFTPKVIQTKEDRVNLVYAMKIGVQNDGSLKIGMPADVLFE, via the coding sequence ATGAAAATCCATTCTCTTCTCGTGTTGATTGCCGTGGGCCTCGGTGCTTGCGGTGCCCAGGAAGACCAGTTTGACGCCTCCGGCAATTTCGAGACAACGGAATACGTCGTCTCGGCCGAAGCTACCGGGCAACTCCAGCGACTGGCGGTGGAAGAAGGCGACTCTATCGGAGCCAATCAAGCGGTGGGGCTCATCGATACCACGCAGCTTCACTTGAAAAAAGCTCAGCTGCAGGCCAGTATCGAAGCAGCGCTGCAAAAATCGCCCAACGTCTCGGCACAACTCGCCGGGCTGCAGCAGCAGGTACAAAACCTGCAGAAAGAGCGCCAGCGCGTGGTCAACCTGGTCGAAGCCAACGCCGTTCCCTCCAAGCAGCTCGACGACCTCGACTACCAGCTAGCCGTGGCCAAAAAGCAGGTCTCCGTACAACAGTCGGCGTTGGGCACACAGACCAGCGGCATTTCGGCCGAAGCGAACGCGTTGCGGGTGCAAATCGAGCAGATCGAAGATCAGTTACAACGGAGCCAGGTGAAAAACCCCATCGCGGGCACCGTGTTGACGGTCTACACCGAACCCAGCGAGGTGGTGAGCTACGGGCAGCCGCTGTACAAAGTGGGCGATACAAAACGCCTGATTTTGCGGGCCTACCTGAGTGGCGATCAGTTGACCCGCGTCAAGCTGGGACAGCAGGTGCGCGTGCTGGTCGATGCGCCCGGCGGCGAGCGGCGCGAATATCCCGGAAAGGTAGAGTGGATCTCGAGTAAGTCGGAGTTTACGCCGAAGGTGATCCAGACGAAGGAGGACCGCGTGAACCTGGTCTACGCGATGAAAATCGGCGTGCAGAACGACGGTTCTCTCAAGATCGGCATGCCTGCGGATGTCCTGTTTGAGTAG
- a CDS encoding ABC transporter permease, whose protein sequence is MRTVWFILEKEFRQLRRNRTLLALLLVAPLVQLLLLSYAANYEIENLNLTVVDQDHSPEARRLINKFQYTPYFRLVEARPSVAAAEQDLLENRADLVLVIPPHFERNLVRERQGQVQVLVNAINNVKAGLANGYAQAIVQAYQAEVQPARVQVASPKGLEVVPTYWYNPLLNYQTFMVPGLLVEIISIVVMFVSTLNIVREKEIGTIEQLNVTPIRKWQFILGKLIPFWLAALYQLTVGMLLARFLFHTPFVGSVALLYVITAGFLLIPLGIGLLISAVSDNQQQAMFVAWFFLMVFILMCGLFTPPEYMPTWAQAINRFNPLYYIIRTSRMILLKGSTFANVRGEVIAIFVMAVAINLLAVWRYRKTTG, encoded by the coding sequence ATGCGCACCGTCTGGTTTATCCTCGAAAAAGAATTCCGGCAACTTCGCCGCAACCGGACGCTGCTGGCCTTGTTGCTGGTCGCGCCGCTGGTGCAGTTGCTCCTGCTGTCGTACGCGGCCAACTACGAGATCGAAAACCTGAACCTGACGGTCGTCGATCAGGACCATTCGCCGGAAGCGCGTCGCCTCATCAACAAGTTTCAGTACACGCCTTATTTCCGGTTGGTGGAGGCCCGTCCGTCGGTGGCAGCGGCCGAACAGGATCTGCTGGAGAACCGCGCCGATCTGGTGCTCGTGATTCCGCCCCATTTTGAACGGAACCTGGTGCGCGAACGGCAGGGACAGGTGCAGGTGCTGGTCAATGCGATCAACAACGTGAAGGCGGGGCTGGCGAACGGCTACGCACAGGCTATCGTGCAGGCGTACCAGGCTGAGGTGCAGCCTGCGCGGGTGCAAGTAGCCTCGCCGAAAGGGCTGGAAGTGGTGCCGACCTACTGGTACAATCCGCTCCTGAACTACCAGACGTTTATGGTGCCGGGGCTGCTGGTGGAGATCATCAGCATCGTGGTCATGTTTGTGAGTACGCTGAACATCGTGCGGGAAAAGGAGATCGGGACCATCGAGCAGTTGAACGTGACGCCCATCCGCAAGTGGCAGTTCATCCTCGGCAAACTGATTCCGTTCTGGCTCGCGGCCCTGTACCAACTCACCGTCGGGATGCTGCTGGCGCGGTTCCTGTTCCATACGCCGTTTGTGGGCAGCGTGGCCTTGCTCTACGTCATCACCGCCGGGTTTCTGCTGATTCCGCTAGGCATCGGATTGCTGATTTCGGCCGTGTCGGACAATCAGCAGCAGGCGATGTTCGTCGCGTGGTTCTTCCTGATGGTCTTCATTCTAATGTGCGGCCTCTTCACCCCACCCGAGTACATGCCCACCTGGGCGCAGGCAATCAACCGCTTCAACCCGCTCTACTACATCATCCGAACCTCCCGCATGATCCTCCTGAAAGGCAGCACCTTCGCGAACGTGCGGGGCGAAGTCATCGCGATTTTCGTGATGGCGGTGGCGATCAACCTGCTGGCGGTCTGGCGTTACCGAAAGACGACCGGCTAG